The Sphingobium sp. BYY-5 genome contains a region encoding:
- a CDS encoding GIY-YIG nuclease family protein, translated as MAFWTYMLHCADRSFYVGHTDNLEQRIGQHDQGGIPGYTQTRLPIKLVWSQSFDMRMEALEAERQIKGWSRAKKLALIREDWTLISSLARSHKEK; from the coding sequence ATGGCCTTCTGGACCTACATGCTCCATTGCGCGGACCGTAGTTTCTACGTCGGGCATACCGACAATCTGGAACAACGGATTGGCCAGCATGACCAGGGTGGAATCCCCGGCTACACCCAGACACGCCTGCCCATAAAACTGGTCTGGTCGCAATCGTTCGACATGCGTATGGAGGCGCTTGAGGCCGAACGGCAGATCAAGGGCTGGAGCCGGGCTAAGAAGCTCGCTCTTATCCGTGAGGATTGGACATTGATCTCCAGCTTGGCGCGATCACACAAAGAAAAGTAA